Sequence from the Mus musculus strain 129X1/SvJ chromosome 4 genomic contig, GRCm38.p6 alternate locus group 129X1/SvJ 129X1/SVJ_MMCHR4_CTG2 genome:
aagaaggcagcCCACAGAATTACTCACATGGGGGATGCACAGGAATCGAGGACAAACAGTAGCAGGGTTTTCAACCAAACAGAGGATTCCTGGGTGAAattttcaagtaaaatataatattCCTTGCCACAGCTGAGTCAAATAAACTGCCCACAAGTGGCCCAACCTCGGCTAAATGTGTGATACCTGTTTTAAATGTGatgaacaaaattaaatttaGCTCAGGTGACATTTCAAACATCTCTGCAAGGGTTAGATACCACCAAGCAGGTGTTGTTCGTTCAGGGTCCCTGCCTTTGACTCAGAACAATATGGACGACTGATTTCCACAGATCATCAGAGCTCTGAGCCAATTGCTCCTCAAGGAGTTCTTTCTCACAGGTTCCCTTGGCGTTATAGGCATCAGAGAAGCCTGAAAGTGACCTTCTGAGTCTTCTGAAACATATGGAGGAAACATGGAGAGATCCAACAAGACCACCCCTGTGTCCAGCTTCATCCTCCTGGGTCTCTCCGCCCACCCAAAGCTGGAGAAAACCTTCTTCGTGCTCATCCTGCTGATGTACCTGGTGATCCTGCTGGGCAATGTCGTCCTCATCCTGGTGAGCATCCTCGACTCCCACCTGCACAcgcccatgtacttcttcctgggGAACCTCTCCTTCCTGGACATCTGCTACACCACCTCCTCCGTCCCCCTCATTCTGGACAGCTTCCTGACCCCCAGGAAGACCATCTCCTTCTCGGGCTGTGCCGTGCAGATGTTTCTCTCCTTCGCCATGGGAGCCACAGAGTGTGTGCTCCTGGGCATGATGGCGTTTGATCGTTATGTGGCCATCTGCAACCCCCTTAGATATCCTGTGGTCATGAGCAAGGCTGCCTATGTGCCCATGGCCGCCGGCTCCTGGGTATCTGGAAGCATCACTGCCACAGTGCAGATATCTTTAGCAATGACACTGCCCTT
This genomic interval carries:
- the Olfr159 gene encoding olfactory receptor 159 — its product is MERSNKTTPVSSFILLGLSAHPKLEKTFFVLILLMYLVILLGNVVLILVSILDSHLHTPMYFFLGNLSFLDICYTTSSVPLILDSFLTPRKTISFSGCAVQMFLSFAMGATECVLLGMMAFDRYVAICNPLRYPVVMSKAAYVPMAAGSWVSGSITATVQISLAMTLPFCGDNVINHFTCEILAVLKLACADISINVISMAVANAMFLGVPVLFIFVSYIFILSTILRIPSAEGRKKAFSTCSAHLTVVLVFYGTILFMYGKPKSKDPLGADKQDLADKLISLFYGVVTPMLNPIIYSLRNKDVKAAVTNLVGQKHFKW